GAGGCAGTGCAAGTGCTCACAAGGTATCGACGAATTGGAAAGAGAGCGATGGGTATGCCAATGGAGGGAGAAAAAGAAAGAAAAGAGTATATCGCCTATGCCAAAGAAAAGGGGATGACACAGCTTATCTTTATGAAAGAAACCTCCATACTAAAGACAGACATCAATACAGGAAAGGATCTGGAGAAAAATCTCGAGGAAATTTTGGGTGAAATATTATGAGGTATATAACAGTTGCACTGGCCAAGGGGCGATTGGCCGAAAAGGCCATGGAGATGTTTGAAAAGATTGGCATTTCCTGTGAGGAGATGAAGGACAAAACATCGAGAAAACTTATTTTTTCCAATGAGGAATTAGGTATTCGCTTCTTTCTATCAAAGACTTCCGATGTTCCAACTTATGTAGAATATGGGGCAGCCGACATTGGCATTGTGGGAAGAGATACCATCTTGGAGGAGGGAAGACAACTCTATGAGGTGCTGGACTTAAAGATGGGAAAATGTAAGATGTGTGTCTGTGGACCAGCTGCCGCAGCAGAACTATTAAAGCATCATGAGCAAATCCGTGTGGCCACAAAGTATCCCAATATTGCCAAGGACTATTTTTACAATAAAAAGCATCAGACGGTGGAGATTATTAAGTTAAATGGAAGTATTGAGCTTGCACCAATTGTTGGATTGTCAGAGGTCATTGTCGACATTGTGGAGACAGGAACAACATTGCGAGAAAATGGTCTTGAGGTACTTGAAGAAATTTGTGATTTGTCCGCTAAAATGGTGGTCAATCGTGTGTCCATGAAGCGTGAAAATAAGAGAATTTCACAAATCATTAAAGACATCAGTGAAAAAGTGTTATATAATAAGATTGTAGACTGAAGGAGAAGAGAATGAGAATAGTTCAACTAGATAAGGAAACCAAAAAGAATATACTTTCAGATCTATTGAAGAGGGATCCAAATCAATACGGGGAGTATGAGGCAACAGTCAAGGAGATTGTTGAAAATGTTCGACACAATGGGGATGAAGCATTAAAGGAGTACACACTTCAGTTT
This region of Lachnospiraceae bacterium oral taxon 096 genomic DNA includes:
- a CDS encoding ATP phosphoribosyltransferase, with the translated sequence MRYITVALAKGRLAEKAMEMFEKIGISCEEMKDKTSRKLIFSNEELGIRFFLSKTSDVPTYVEYGAADIGIVGRDTILEEGRQLYEVLDLKMGKCKMCVCGPAAAAELLKHHEQIRVATKYPNIAKDYFYNKKHQTVEIIKLNGSIELAPIVGLSEVIVDIVETGTTLRENGLEVLEEICDLSAKMVVNRVSMKRENKRISQIIKDISEKVLYNKIVD